In one window of Streptomyces sp. NBC_01224 DNA:
- a CDS encoding GlcG/HbpS family heme-binding protein has protein sequence MSTTTVAVAPLTTPDAEALIEAARGAAEAAGVAVAVTILDAGGHLLAFRRDDRAVLIAGETSTRKAYTALQLNAPTADLVDAVQPGGLFHTLPTALDRPLLFIAGGVPVHRDGRLIGAIGVGGGAPDQDHGFATAAVKALA, from the coding sequence ATGAGCACCACCACTGTCGCCGTTGCCCCGCTGACCACCCCGGACGCCGAAGCGCTCATCGAAGCGGCCCGCGGCGCCGCCGAAGCCGCCGGTGTCGCCGTTGCTGTCACGATCCTCGACGCCGGCGGCCATCTGCTGGCCTTCCGGCGGGACGACAGGGCCGTTCTCATCGCCGGTGAGACCAGCACCCGCAAGGCATACACGGCCCTTCAGCTCAACGCCCCCACCGCCGACCTCGTCGACGCGGTCCAGCCGGGCGGGCTCTTCCATACCCTGCCGACCGCCCTCGACCGTCCGCTGCTCTTCATAGCCGGTGGTGTCCCGGTCCACCGCGACGGTCGGCTCATCGGCGCCATCGGCGTCGGCGGAGGCGCTCCCGACCAGGACCACGGCTTCGCGACGGCTGCGGTGAAGGCTCTCGCCTGA
- a CDS encoding MFS transporter has translation MPLALLALAIGAFGIGTTEFVIMGLLPEVAADFQVSIPTAGFLVTGYALGVVLGAPLMTVLGTRVTRKRMLMLLMGLFVVGNVVSAVAPVFGVMVAGRVIASLAHGAFFGIGSVVAADLVAPQKKAGAIAMMFTGLTIANVIGVPLGTYIGQSVGWRTTFFVVAALGVIGLLGVARLVPEQPRPEGVRLRHELAAFRNVQVLLAMAMTVLGFGGVFAAITYITPMMTEIAGYSASCVTWLLVLFGLGMVGGNLLGGKFADRHLMPMLYMSLGALAVVLALFTLTAHNKIAAAVTIVLIGGLGFATVPPLQKRVLDQAAGAPTLASAVNIGAFNLGNALSAWLGGLVIAAGLGYTAPNWVGAALAASALVLAVVSGALERRSKVARGRLVAQHSPEPLATPAPQR, from the coding sequence ATGCCGCTCGCGCTCCTCGCCCTCGCCATTGGGGCTTTCGGTATCGGAACCACCGAGTTCGTGATCATGGGATTGCTCCCCGAGGTTGCTGCGGACTTCCAGGTCTCGATCCCGACCGCAGGATTCCTCGTCACGGGATACGCCCTCGGTGTCGTCCTCGGCGCACCGCTGATGACGGTCCTCGGCACCCGCGTCACCCGTAAGCGCATGCTCATGCTGCTGATGGGGCTGTTCGTCGTGGGCAACGTGGTCTCCGCCGTCGCCCCGGTCTTCGGTGTGATGGTCGCCGGCCGCGTGATCGCCTCTCTCGCCCACGGCGCCTTCTTCGGCATCGGATCGGTCGTGGCGGCCGATCTGGTCGCCCCGCAGAAGAAGGCCGGTGCGATCGCCATGATGTTCACGGGCCTCACCATCGCCAATGTCATCGGCGTACCGCTGGGCACCTACATCGGACAGAGCGTCGGCTGGCGGACCACATTCTTCGTCGTCGCCGCGCTCGGTGTCATCGGCCTCCTAGGTGTGGCCAGGCTCGTCCCCGAACAGCCCCGCCCCGAGGGTGTACGGCTCCGCCACGAGCTGGCAGCGTTCCGCAATGTGCAGGTCCTGCTCGCCATGGCGATGACCGTGCTCGGCTTCGGCGGAGTCTTCGCCGCGATCACCTACATCACCCCGATGATGACCGAGATCGCCGGATACTCCGCGTCTTGCGTCACCTGGCTCCTCGTCCTCTTCGGTCTGGGCATGGTGGGCGGCAATCTGCTCGGCGGCAAGTTCGCCGACCGCCATCTGATGCCGATGCTGTACATGTCGCTCGGTGCCCTCGCCGTGGTTCTGGCCCTGTTCACCCTGACCGCCCACAACAAGATCGCAGCGGCCGTCACCATCGTGCTGATCGGGGGCCTGGGCTTCGCCACAGTGCCGCCGCTGCAGAAGCGGGTGCTCGACCAGGCAGCCGGTGCTCCGACCCTCGCCTCCGCCGTCAACATCGGTGCCTTCAACCTCGGCAACGCGCTGTCGGCATGGCTCGGTGGCCTGGTCATCGCAGCCGGCCTCGGCTACACCGCACCCAACTGGGTCGGCGCCGCCCTGGCCGCCTCCGCCCTGGTTCTTGCGGTCGTCTCCGGCGCTCTGGAACGCCGCAGCAAGGTCGCCCGGGGCCGACTCGTCGCCCAGCACAGTCCTGAACCGCTCGCGACCCCCGCGCCCCAGCGTTGA
- a CDS encoding MarR family winged helix-turn-helix transcriptional regulator: MTATDPALTALSQGWCALSLLHGRIEARIERALQAGHGLSMREYSLLDVLSRQHNGPGGHLQMKQVADAVVLSQSATTRLVTRLEDRGLLTRYLCDTDRRGIYTDVTEAGLTLLAEARPTNDTALRAALDEAAKNPELAPLVRAVEELKAPAQVA, from the coding sequence ATGACAGCTACAGACCCCGCACTGACCGCCCTCTCCCAGGGCTGGTGCGCCCTCTCCTTGCTTCACGGGAGGATTGAGGCCCGTATCGAGCGGGCGCTGCAGGCCGGGCACGGTCTCAGCATGCGGGAGTACTCCCTGCTCGACGTCCTGAGCAGGCAGCACAACGGCCCCGGCGGCCATCTCCAGATGAAACAGGTCGCGGACGCCGTCGTGCTCAGCCAGAGCGCCACCACCCGCCTGGTCACCCGCCTCGAGGACCGCGGACTACTGACCCGGTATCTCTGCGACACCGATCGCCGCGGCATCTACACCGATGTCACCGAGGCCGGCCTCACCCTGCTCGCCGAGGCCCGGCCGACCAATGACACCGCGCTGCGCGCCGCACTCGACGAAGCCGCCAAGAATCCCGAGCTGGCCCCACTCGTCAGGGCGGTCGAAGAGCTCAAGGCCCCCGCACAGGTCGCGTGA
- a CDS encoding GNAT family N-acetyltransferase gives MSDLEIRPAALADIPAIVAMLADDPLGAERESPDDLTPYRAAFRRLADDPNQHVVVAVREGRVVGTLQLTVIPGLSRRGSTRSVIEGVRIHAAERGSGLGTQLIEWAVDESRRQGCQLVQLTSDATRTDAHRFYEQLGFAASHVGFKLAL, from the coding sequence ATGAGCGATCTGGAAATACGCCCCGCGGCCCTCGCCGACATCCCCGCGATCGTGGCCATGCTCGCCGACGATCCGCTGGGTGCAGAACGTGAGTCGCCGGACGACCTCACCCCTTACCGCGCCGCATTCCGGCGGCTGGCCGACGACCCGAACCAGCACGTGGTCGTCGCCGTGCGAGAGGGCCGCGTCGTCGGAACCCTGCAGCTGACGGTGATCCCTGGACTCTCCCGGCGCGGCTCGACCCGCTCGGTCATCGAAGGCGTCCGTATCCACGCCGCCGAGCGCGGCAGCGGCCTCGGCACCCAACTGATCGAATGGGCCGTGGACGAATCCCGGCGCCAGGGCTGCCAGTTGGTCCAGTTGACGTCCGATGCGACCCGGACCGATGCTCATCGTTTCTACGAGCAGCTGGGTTTCGCCGCCAGCCACGTGGGCTTCAAGCTCGCACTCTGA
- a CDS encoding serine hydrolase domain-containing protein, producing MTSPSEQLLPSTQRALLHRIATAQSEGRAPSLVAAVQRQGQTVWNGSRSCVDGHAPDADTQFRIGSITKTFTAVLVLRLRDEGLLDLDDPLEKHLPGTGVGGVTVHQLLGHSAGLGAESPAPWWERTPGTLRPELADVLGEQTRMHTPGRRHHYSNPGYTLLGALVEKVRGASWAEVLRREILEPLGMHRTSPQSQAPHAGGWAVHPWADVMLPEPTEDLGLMAPAGQLWSTTGDLLRFAAFLAGGDDRVLCAASVEQMREPSAPTESGDWESNYGLGLQLGRRNGRTLFGHTGSLPGFLAALWVSVEDDVAAVVLTNTTSGLIVGGVAADLVRIVAEAEPRIPEPWRPLPEADAELLALTGPWYWGTNANILRLTSDGGLDLEPLRGNGRGARFTAQPDGTWVGLNGYYAGETLRIVRNGDGSVNHLDLGSFVFTREPYDATAAVPGGVDEGGWRGLGA from the coding sequence ATGACCTCCCCATCTGAACAGTTGCTCCCCAGTACGCAGCGTGCTCTGCTGCACCGCATCGCCACCGCACAGTCGGAAGGCCGGGCGCCCTCGCTCGTCGCAGCGGTACAGAGGCAGGGGCAGACCGTCTGGAACGGCTCCCGCAGCTGTGTGGACGGCCATGCCCCCGACGCCGACACCCAGTTCAGGATCGGCTCAATCACCAAGACCTTCACGGCAGTGCTGGTTCTACGACTGCGCGACGAGGGACTTCTGGATCTGGACGACCCGCTGGAGAAGCATCTGCCCGGCACGGGCGTCGGTGGAGTCACTGTCCATCAACTCCTGGGCCACAGCGCGGGACTGGGCGCCGAGTCACCTGCGCCCTGGTGGGAGAGGACTCCCGGCACACTGAGGCCCGAGCTTGCCGATGTACTCGGCGAGCAGACGCGGATGCACACTCCAGGCCGACGCCATCACTACTCGAACCCGGGCTACACACTGCTGGGCGCGCTGGTCGAGAAGGTGCGCGGGGCGAGCTGGGCCGAGGTGCTTCGACGCGAGATCCTGGAACCGCTGGGCATGCACCGCACGAGCCCCCAGTCGCAGGCGCCGCACGCAGGTGGCTGGGCCGTGCATCCCTGGGCGGATGTCATGCTGCCCGAGCCGACCGAGGATCTCGGACTGATGGCCCCGGCCGGCCAGCTCTGGTCCACCACCGGCGATCTCCTCCGCTTCGCGGCCTTTCTTGCCGGAGGGGACGACCGGGTGCTCTGTGCCGCCTCCGTGGAGCAGATGCGCGAACCGTCCGCGCCGACCGAGTCCGGTGACTGGGAGTCCAATTATGGTCTGGGGCTTCAGCTCGGGCGGAGGAACGGCCGCACGCTCTTCGGGCACACAGGCTCACTGCCCGGCTTCCTGGCCGCTCTGTGGGTCAGCGTCGAGGACGATGTGGCGGCCGTCGTTCTCACCAACACCACGTCGGGGCTGATTGTCGGCGGTGTTGCCGCCGACCTCGTGAGGATCGTCGCCGAGGCCGAACCCCGCATTCCGGAGCCCTGGCGCCCGCTGCCCGAGGCGGACGCGGAGCTGCTCGCTCTGACCGGTCCCTGGTACTGGGGCACAAACGCGAACATCCTGCGGCTGACTTCGGACGGTGGACTGGACCTCGAGCCCCTGCGTGGCAATGGCCGCGGTGCCCGATTCACCGCACAACCCGACGGCACCTGGGTCGGCCTCAACGGCTATTACGCGGGGGAGACGCTGCGTATCGTCCGGAACGGCGACGGCAGCGTGAACCATCTCGACCTGGGTTCGTTCGTCTTCACACGGGAGCCGTACGACGCCACAGCGGCCGTTCCCGGCGGTGTGGACGAGGGTGGGTGGCGGGGCCTCGGGGCCTGA
- a CDS encoding dihydrofolate reductase family protein, which produces MRKLTYFIACSIDGFIGDPSGDASSMYQFVNEEFLEFLKTQYPETVSTEGRELLGFHGVENQRFDTVIQGRASYQLALDVNITSPYAQLREIVASRTLKESPDPNVELVSDDVVARVRELKAEDSELGIWLCGGSKLAGELIDEIDELVIKTYPLVYGSGMPMFGSDFAPTVFALDSVRVFDNGALVRTYSRTR; this is translated from the coding sequence GTGCGCAAGCTGACCTACTTCATCGCCTGCTCCATCGACGGTTTCATCGGAGACCCGAGCGGTGACGCGTCGTCCATGTATCAGTTCGTGAACGAGGAGTTCCTTGAGTTCCTGAAAACGCAGTACCCGGAGACGGTTTCGACCGAGGGCCGCGAGCTGCTCGGCTTTCACGGCGTCGAGAACCAGCGGTTCGACACCGTGATCCAGGGGAGGGCCAGCTATCAACTGGCGCTGGACGTGAACATCACCAGCCCGTACGCCCAGCTGCGCGAGATCGTCGCTTCGCGGACCCTCAAGGAGTCACCCGACCCGAATGTCGAGCTCGTCTCCGACGACGTGGTCGCAAGGGTCCGGGAACTCAAGGCGGAGGACAGTGAGCTCGGGATCTGGCTCTGCGGTGGCTCCAAGCTCGCCGGAGAGCTGATCGACGAGATCGACGAGCTGGTGATCAAGACGTATCCGCTGGTCTACGGATCGGGCATGCCGATGTTCGGATCGGACTTCGCGCCCACCGTGTTCGCGCTGGACTCGGTTCGTGTCTTCGACAACGGCGCGCTGGTCAGGACATACAGCCGTACGCGCTGA
- a CDS encoding TetR/AcrR family transcriptional regulator, protein MVRNPERRTALVDAAIEVLADEGARGLTFRAVDARADVPVGTSSNYFANRDDLFMQAAARITVRMTPDPAKVVEAMRPTPSRELVADLMRWLVQRMEDDRTGYLAMLELRLEATRRPALRNRLTRPVRANFDESARFHQEAGLPGDADAFLVLYLAMTGLLLEHFTLPDVLIDPESDLRAEATLNRLVGTVVTRVIPPS, encoded by the coding sequence ATGGTCAGGAACCCCGAGCGCAGAACAGCGCTCGTCGATGCCGCCATCGAAGTACTGGCGGACGAGGGCGCGCGAGGACTCACGTTCCGCGCGGTCGATGCACGCGCCGACGTCCCGGTGGGCACGTCGTCCAACTACTTCGCCAACCGTGACGACCTGTTCATGCAGGCGGCCGCCCGTATCACCGTCCGGATGACACCGGACCCGGCCAAGGTCGTGGAGGCCATGCGCCCGACGCCCTCGCGTGAGCTGGTCGCCGACCTGATGCGATGGCTGGTGCAGCGCATGGAGGACGACCGCACCGGCTACCTCGCCATGCTGGAACTCCGCCTGGAGGCCACTCGCCGACCGGCGCTCCGCAACCGGCTGACGCGGCCCGTCCGTGCCAACTTCGACGAGAGCGCCCGGTTCCACCAGGAGGCGGGCCTGCCGGGCGACGCGGACGCCTTCCTGGTGCTCTACCTGGCCATGACGGGCCTGCTGCTGGAGCACTTCACGCTGCCCGACGTTCTCATCGACCCCGAGAGCGATCTCCGGGCCGAAGCCACCTTGAACCGGCTGGTGGGGACGGTGGTCACGCGCGTCATTCCGCCGTCCTGA
- a CDS encoding dienelactone hydrolase family protein yields the protein MTTVTTRTVEYPADGLTMIGHLALPAGVDRRPAVLIGPEGPGLNDFQRRRADALAELGYVALAFDLHGGRWFTDPQEMLARVTPLLADPGRMRGIGHAALDVLRAEPRTDPDRIAAIGYGTGGAIVLELGRDGVDLRAIGTVNALTTGRPGEAARIRCPVWAGVGSKDPIMPAEQRDAIAAEMQAAGVDWRFVVYGGALHAFHHPPVDQTVLPGVGYHPQHAQRAWRDVVDLLAECLPVPCQSQDRAL from the coding sequence ATCACGACGGTCACAACGCGCACGGTCGAATACCCGGCCGACGGCCTAACGATGATCGGGCACCTCGCGCTCCCCGCCGGTGTCGACCGCCGGCCCGCAGTCCTGATCGGGCCCGAGGGGCCGGGCCTGAACGACTTCCAGCGCCGCCGGGCCGACGCCCTCGCCGAACTGGGGTACGTTGCGCTGGCCTTCGACCTCCACGGCGGGCGCTGGTTCACCGACCCACAGGAGATGCTCGCGCGCGTGACCCCGCTGCTCGCCGACCCCGGCCGGATGCGGGGTATCGGCCATGCGGCACTCGATGTGCTGCGTGCCGAACCGCGGACCGACCCCGACCGGATCGCCGCTATCGGCTACGGCACCGGGGGCGCAATCGTGCTGGAACTCGGGCGCGACGGCGTCGACCTGCGGGCGATCGGGACGGTCAACGCACTGACCACTGGCCGACCGGGCGAGGCGGCGCGCATCCGTTGCCCCGTGTGGGCCGGGGTCGGATCGAAGGACCCGATCATGCCCGCTGAGCAACGGGACGCCATCGCCGCCGAGATGCAGGCCGCGGGCGTCGACTGGCGCTTCGTGGTCTACGGCGGAGCCCTGCACGCCTTCCACCACCCGCCGGTCGACCAGACCGTGCTCCCCGGCGTCGGCTACCACCCGCAGCACGCGCAGCGAGCCTGGCGCGACGTCGTCGACCTGCTCGCCGAGTGCCTGCCCGTACCCTGCCAGTCTCAGGATCGTGCCCTATAG
- a CDS encoding TetR/AcrR family transcriptional regulator: MLVWERPEPPNRPVPAPLSRERIVRAAIQLADADGLDAASLRKVATALGVRPMRLYGYIASKEELLDLMVDAAHAEIRPVGDGWREVLRSLAEATRHAAHEHEWLADLLGGRPQLGPHALASGETVVAALGDVDVDAIMPVVAAVNAYVIGAVRREIAERRAERATGMDEKRWQASLGPYLERTFATGRFPALATVVRDAAHLDADHTFRIGLDFLLDGIEARISG; the protein is encoded by the coding sequence ATGTTGGTGTGGGAGAGGCCGGAGCCACCGAATCGACCCGTGCCGGCCCCGTTGAGCCGGGAACGGATCGTGCGAGCGGCGATCCAGCTGGCCGACGCGGACGGCCTGGATGCGGCGTCGCTGCGCAAGGTCGCCACCGCGCTGGGCGTCCGTCCGATGCGGCTGTACGGCTACATCGCCAGCAAGGAGGAGTTGCTCGACCTGATGGTCGACGCCGCCCATGCCGAGATCCGGCCGGTCGGAGACGGCTGGCGGGAGGTGCTCCGGTCTCTTGCCGAAGCCACTCGGCACGCCGCTCACGAGCACGAATGGCTCGCCGATCTACTGGGTGGCCGACCCCAGCTCGGGCCGCACGCGCTGGCCAGTGGGGAGACCGTGGTGGCCGCGCTGGGCGACGTCGACGTGGACGCCATCATGCCGGTGGTCGCCGCAGTCAACGCGTATGTGATCGGCGCGGTGCGTCGGGAGATCGCCGAGCGGCGTGCCGAGCGGGCCACCGGGATGGACGAGAAGCGTTGGCAGGCCTCACTCGGGCCCTATCTGGAGCGAACCTTCGCCACTGGCCGATTCCCCGCGCTGGCCACGGTGGTGCGCGATGCCGCCCACCTGGACGCCGACCACACCTTCCGGATCGGCCTCGACTTCCTGCTCGACGGCATCGAAGCCCGCATCTCAGGGTGA